A stretch of the Acanthopagrus latus isolate v.2019 chromosome 9, fAcaLat1.1, whole genome shotgun sequence genome encodes the following:
- the rftn2 gene encoding raftlin-2 → MGCGLRKLEDPEDCSPGKIYSTLRRPQVETKTDTVYEYVLLDFSLEGSRPTVQYVASLSELPQALQPYYTQGYVLSALHPIILSVGRTRSLPFSLLYRAILARPRPSKQTASMCHSVPMLRVEEWPLPGESLTGDTVRALIDRVNSSARGGVRFIGSVLQQVSGITNGRVHSPNRGCRSPPRTPPGTPPGDRELEENTYSPDLRLLVFFHSWAPGCAPLDSLACQYHQGALSMRVSRKGQVVSALEADWLELTAAYYRKGWSLVDSFVYWDTPKGEPVPRSLEGLFVYEERSTSPPANDTIVVEQWTVIEGSNVKTDYGPLLHTLAEFGWLLTCVLPTPIIRHDSDGNLATKQVVFLQRPVRGQAAEQLRNQALSVHSDVSSRSVSRAVSNPVPSEELSPTAGGIGGFPVFGGGYPSALSHLEEGGFEQEEGKAEVTCM, encoded by the exons ATGGGCTGCGGCTTACGGAAACTGGAAGACCCGGAGGACTGCAGCCCCGGGAAGATCTACTCCACCCTGAGGAGACCACAAGTGGAGACCAAGACGGATACTGTGTACGAGTATGTGCTGCTCGACTTCAGCCTGGAAG GAAGCCGTCCGACGGTGCAGTATGTGGCGTCCCTCTCCGAGCTGCCCCAGGCCCTGCAGCCCTACTACACACAAGGCTACGTCCTGTCCGCCCTGCACCCCATCATCCTGTCTGTGGGCCGAACACGGTCACTGCCCTTCAGCCTGCTCTACCGCGCCATCCTTGCTCGTCCCAGACCCAG tAAGCAGACGGCGTCCATGTGTCACAGCGTGCCAATGTTGAGGGTGGAGGAGTGGCCATTACCTGGAGAGTCACTGACGGGCGACACAGTCAGAGCCCTCATCGACAGG GTGAACAGCAGTGCCCGGGGGGGCGTTCGCTTCATCGGCTCGGTGCTCCAGCAGGTTAGCGGGATCACCAACGGCAGGGTACACAGTCCAAATCGGGGCTGTCGCTCCCCTCCACGCACCCCTCCTGGTACACCGCCgggagacagagagctggaggagaacacCTACAGTCCTG acTTGAGGTTGCTGGTCTTCTTCCACTCCTGGGCCCCTGGCTGTGCTCCTCTGGACTCACTGGCTTGTCAGTACCACCAGGGGGCGCTCTCTATGCGTGTTTCCAGGAAGGGCCAGGTGGTCAGCGCCCTGGAGGCTGATTGGCTTGAGCTGACTGCAGCCTACTACCGCAAAGGCTGGTCATTGGTGGACTCCTTTGTCTACTGGGACACACCTAAAG gcGAGCCGGTGCCCAGGTCACTGGAGGGCCTGTTTGTGTATGAAGAGAGAAgcacctctcctcctgccaaTGACACCATCGTCGTAGAGCAGTGGACTGTCATTGAG GGCTCCAATGTGAAAACAGACTACGGGCCCCTCCTCCACACGCTGGCTGAGTTTGGTTGGCTGCTCACATGTGTGCTGCCCACTCCTATCATCCGACACGACAG tgatGGGAACCTGGCCACCAAGCAGGTCGTGTTTCTCCAGAGGCCAGTGAGAGGTCAGGCAGCAGAACAACTTAGGAACCAG GCTCTGTCTGTGCACAGTGACGTGTCCAGTCGCTCTGTAAGTCGTGCGGTCAGCAACCCTGTCCCTTCAGAGGAGCTGTCTCCGACCGCTGGAGGCATTGGGGGCTTCCCGGTGTTCGGAGGGGGGTATCCCAGCGCCCTGTCCCACCTGGAGGAAGGTGGCtttgagcaggaggagggaaaggCTGAAGTCACCTGTATGTGA